From Phoenix dactylifera cultivar Barhee BC4 unplaced genomic scaffold, palm_55x_up_171113_PBpolish2nd_filt_p 000366F, whole genome shotgun sequence, one genomic window encodes:
- the LOC103703627 gene encoding dynein light chain 1, cytoplasmic-like isoform X2, producing MADDSRKGVAGSAPSAAYLRASSDDRKPPATAALGAGTGAAARKITFKSADMKEEMRQEVFECARIAFEKYTVEKDIAEYIKKEFDKNHGPTWHCIVGRNFDSKAVLLFKSG from the exons ATGGCGGACGACAGCAGGAAGGGCGTCGCCGGATCGGCGCCCTCCGCGGCGTACCTGCGTGCCTCCTCCGACGACCGGAAGCCGCCGGCGACGGCGGCGCTGGGGGCGGGGACGGGGGCCGCGGCCAGGAAGATCACCTTCAAGAGCGCGGACATGAAGGAGGAGATGCGGCAGGAGGTCTTCGAATGTGCTCGCATC GCGTTCGAGAAGTATACGGTGGAGAAGGACATCGCGGAGTACATCAAGAAGGAGTTCGACAAGAACCACGGCCCAACTTGGCACTGCATTGTCGGTCGCAACTTTG ATTCGAAGGCAGTGCTGTTATTCAAATCTGGTTGA
- the LOC103703627 gene encoding dynein light chain 1, cytoplasmic-like isoform X1 translates to MADDSRKGVAGSAPSAAYLRASSDDRKPPATAALGAGTGAAARKITFKSADMKEEMRQEVFECARIAFEKYTVEKDIAEYIKKEFDKNHGPTWHCIVGRNFGSYVTHETNHFIYFYVDSKAVLLFKSG, encoded by the exons ATGGCGGACGACAGCAGGAAGGGCGTCGCCGGATCGGCGCCCTCCGCGGCGTACCTGCGTGCCTCCTCCGACGACCGGAAGCCGCCGGCGACGGCGGCGCTGGGGGCGGGGACGGGGGCCGCGGCCAGGAAGATCACCTTCAAGAGCGCGGACATGAAGGAGGAGATGCGGCAGGAGGTCTTCGAATGTGCTCGCATC GCGTTCGAGAAGTATACGGTGGAGAAGGACATCGCGGAGTACATCAAGAAGGAGTTCGACAAGAACCACGGCCCAACTTGGCACTGCATTGTCGGTCGCAACTTTG GTTCGTATGTGACGCATGAGACCAACCACTTCATCTATTTCTATGTAGATTCGAAGGCAGTGCTGTTATTCAAATCTGGTTGA
- the LOC120105779 gene encoding Fanconi anemia group I protein homolog — MKAVDLQDLPSLVYQLLLLASKGINKGAVIGGILGFFGGSLTGPASIVRQVEGTVLMHVNFAVKQDPSLGQEVLAIVRSDRGVLNHFAVAILLSVARVRRFNERSIGVLRSAVVTSHRDYKLSWNCKWLPDDVKEECLETAKCVEKALIKAVNESNYGREHVVPSTVQFGFVLLESIDSGSGDVGGSRGLMSMEELGIQILKTLFEVHDMARNEIIEQCKFRILSLKPHESMPIIKLFGHLVQSYPYPMLDYIAHLKELLDYFSFMNDVTSVALVDAILPLIKFSRDLQDYVVLVVRKAMFKREDSVRIAATNVIIELILMENRSKKDGINSLQESSSQASCSQQAISCGLGRGLFQELSGLLQRCLSQQARVKEIMYHGLIKLVVLDPFVATSVLDFLWPHFLHFYKEDADSPLRVDACFKLESGKICLVEPLDYLLSCVSWILLLQPHDKSDHPSEYSWPCFDFSPSQENEVARTSSGELFSNALSKIRRSLRKCTLDDGEGQSEDTSLPSQGGKTCSRGWILLGIIEVFVNVVASELEKAADEEKIVLEKEIMELVSSYDFLEKESIMNKQRSGTRKGSSRYIQDKANSESKEYPHVSLQKLSQARRPFFATSNIHQLLVTALKSGNADYPDKHTASQNHSQSSSCKTWDQCLKLISFALKACLHHLQSISLMKTGSNNDPLKTLFHGDVKQLGQLIMQLVWLLKSGLKLEKDPKKIEGKRKTNIENKGDQLLLSLLCLNELFKLNSSGVHFAQLIEDMLILQAPELDSETTIDTAQGIDNGQGSMPEDKFLRRLHLFLEKIIKPLYSELLALSLFHESEVLAELIVIIEKKLPRQQKTYHGTWAGGICRSSSIENPNAARSVAGLAIYLMPAPNDLIVAHDMALELLKVMGSEDKDPEEISETFPIINHSTKNAISAMLIQVVECCMVELDWSVSKLKAISIVNLEFIGLKKKHQFGERLPGLKLEEALHFRSEALAYLLSSFLEMNLKDSQAEHLLKVTARFYKLLARMTKLCIAPKGCKQLLPSPKFQKLAEVTCSRLTSPLYNFVALVQRNQQENAQRRGIISKIKRENRCIPDLIFQIEDYEKYLIQLSKLTKVNLLRHAKRSTARDFKIIEMKKLAIEGEASEHDPSQANSTSSENESSEESVGPDEENASEKVASPESGGGTPDEHSETDKEDQEMELRRKRAKMSRIVEDSDEET; from the exons ATGAAGGCGGTGGACCTCCAGGATCTGCCGTCCCTTGTCTACCAGCTCCTTCTCCTCGCTTCCAAGGGGATCAACAAGGGGGCGGTGATTGGAGGGATTTTAGGGTTTTTTGGTGGGTCCCTAACGGGGCCGGCTTCGATTGTGCGGCAGGTGGAGGGGACGGTTTTGATGCATGTGAACTTCGCCGTGAAGCAGGACCCTTCCTTGGGGCAGGAGGTGCTGGCCATTGTTCGATCCGATCGTGGTGTGCTTAACCACTTCGCGGTCGCCATCCTGCTGTCGGTAGCCAGGGTGCGACGATTCAACGAGAGGTCTATTGGTGTTTTGAGGTCAGCGGTGGTGACCTCTCACCGCGACTATAAGCTCTCATG GAATTGCAAGTGGTTGCCTGATGATGTGAAAGAGGAATGCCTGGAGACTGCTAAATGTGTGGAGAAAGCATTGATAAAAGCT GTGAATGAGAGCAACTATGGACGGGAGCATGTTGTACCCAGCACTGTTCAGTTTGGCTTTGTTTTGCTGGAATCAATAGATAGTGGGAGTGGAGATGTTGGTGGTTCTAGAGGTTTGATGAGCATGGAAGAGCTCGGCATTCAAATACTAAAGACACTTTTTGAGGTCCATGACATGGCAAGAAACGAG ATAATTGAGCAGTGCAAATTTCGGATTCTTTCTTTGAAGCCTCATGAGAGCATGCCGATCATCAA GTTATTTGGTCATCTGGTTCAAAGCTACCCTTACCCTATGCTAGATTACATTGCTCACCTGAAAGAATTACTGGACTATTTCTCTTTCATGAATGATGTAACTTCCGTTGCTCTCGTTGATGCCATCTTGCCACTGATCAAGTTCAGCCGCGATCTCCAG GATTACGTTGTTTTGGTTGTAAGAAAGGCCATGTTCAAACGAGAAGATTCAGTTCGTATAGCTGCTACTAATGTTATCATTGAATTAATTTTAATGGAAAACAGATCTAAGAAAGATGGTATAAATTCTTTACAAGAGTCATCCAGCCAAGCAAGTTGCAGCCAGCAAGCTATATCCTGTGGGCTGGGCAGAGGTCTCTTTCAAGAACTCAGTGGATTGCTTCAGAGATGTCTTTCACAACAG GCTAGAGTTAAAGAAATCATGTACCATGGTCTCATTAAACTTGTTGTGTTAGACCCGTTTGTTGCTACCTCTGTCTTGGATTTTCTCTGGCCTCACTTTCTTCACTTTTACAAAGAG GATGCAGACTCTCCCCTTAGAGTTGATGCATGCTTTAAGTTGGAGAGTGGAAAAATTTGTCTGGTAGAACCTTTGGACTATCTTTTATCATGTGTCTcttggattcttcttcttcagccacATGATAAATCTGACCATCCATCAGAGTATTCTTGGCCATGTTTTGACTTCTCCCCTTCACAAGAGAATGAG GTTGCAAGGACATCATCTGGTGAGCTGTTCTCAAATGCATTATCAAAGATCCGGAGATCTCTAAGAAAATGCACTTTAGATG ATGGTGAAGGCCAGAGTGAAGATACTTCTCTTCCATCACAAGGTGGGAAAACTTGTTCTCGTGGTTGGATTTTGCTTGGAATTATTGAGGTGTTCGTTAATGTTGTTGCTTCAGAGTTAGAGAAAGCAGCTGATGAAGAAAAGATAGTGCTTGAAAAAGAAATAATGGAGCTTGTTAGTTCATATGATTTTCTAGAAAAAGAATCAATCATGAATAAACAGAGGAGTGGCACCCGGAAAGGATCTTCGAGATATATCCAAGACAAGGCTAACAGTGAGTCCAAAGAGTACCCACATGTTTCCCTCCAAAAATTATCTCAAGCAAGGAGACCTTTCTTTGCAACCTCAAATATCCATCAGCTTCTAGTGACTGCACTTAAGTCAGGCAATGCTGATTATCCTGACAAACACACTGCTTCTCAGAATCATAGTCAATCATCTTCGTGCAAGACATGGGACCAGTGTCTGAAGCTAATATCATTTGCTTTAAAGGCTTGTCTTCATCATTTACAATCAATCAGTTTGATGAAAACTGGATCAAATAATGATCCATTGAAAACTTTATTCCATGGAGATGTTAAACAGCTGGGACAACTTATAATGCAGCTGGTATGGCTGCTTAAGTCTGGCCTAAAACTAGAAAAAGATCCTAAAAAGATAGAAGGCAAACGGAAGACAAACATAGAAAATAAAGGAGACCAACTCTTACTATCATTGTTATGCTTGAATGAGTTGTTCAAGCTAAATTCATCTGGGGTTCATTTTGCTCAATTGATTGAGGATATGCTTATCCTGCAAGCACCAGAGTTGGATTCCGAAACTACAATAGATACTGCTCAGGGTATTGACAATGGGCAAGGCTCAATGCCGGAGGATAAGTTCTTGAGAAGACTCCATTTGTTtttagagaaaataataaaGCCACTGTATTCAGAGCTTCTTGCTCTTTCACTTTTCCATGAATCTGAG GTTCTAGCTGAATTGATAGTGATCATTGAGAAGAAATTGCCACGTCAACAGAAGACCTATCATGGAACCTGGGCTGGGGGCATCTGTAGGAGCAGCAGTATAGAGAATCCCAATGCTGCACGAAGTGTAGCGGGACTCGCCATTTATCTGATGCCTGCTCCAAATGACCTGATTGTTGCTCATGACATGGCATTAGAGCTGTTGAAAGTTATGGGATCTGAAGATAAAGATCCAGAGGAGATATCTGAAACATTTCCCATTATTAATCATTCAACAAAAAATGCAATTTCTGCTATGCTTATACAAGTGGTTGAATGTTGCATGGTTGAATTGGACTGGTCTGTATCAAAACTTAAGGCAATCTCCATTGTCAATCTTGAATTCATTGGCCTGAAAAAGAAGCACCAATTTGGTGAAAGGCTACCTGGACTAAAATTGGAAGAAGCATTGCACTTTAggtcagaagcactggcatatCTCTTGTCCTCTTTTCTGGAGATGAACCTTAAGG ACTCTCAAGCAGAGCATTTACTGAAGGTAACTGCAAGATTTTACAAGCTTTTGGCTCGCATGACAAAACTCTGCATTGCTCCTAAAGGTTGCAAGCAACTCTTACCTAGCCCCAAGTTTCAGAAGCTAGCAGAAGTGACTTGCTCAAGGCTCACCAGTCCTTTATACAATTTTGTTGCTCTTGTGCAAAGG AACCAGCAAGAGAATGCTCAGAGGAGGGGAATCATTAGCAAGATCAAAAGGGAGAATAGATGTATTCCTGATTTGATATTCCAAATTGAGGACTATGAGAAATATCTCATTCAACTCAGCAAGCTGACTAAAGTCAACTTGTTGAGGCATGCCAAGCGCAGCACAGCAAGGGATTTTAAGATCATAGAGATGAAGAAGCTTGCCATTGAGGGAGAGGCATCTGAACATGATCCCAGCCAGGCCAATTCTACATCATCTGAGAATGAATCAAgtgaggaatctgtaggaccagATGAGGAAAATGCCTCTGAGAAGGTTGCATCCCCGGAGTCCGGTGGTGGTACTCCTGATGAACATTCCGAGACTGATAAGGAAGATCAAGAGATGGAgttaagaaggaagagggctaaAATGAGTAGGATTGTGGAAGACTCTGATGAAGAAACATAG
- the LOC103703626 gene encoding glyoxysomal fatty acid beta-oxidation multifunctional protein MFP-a-like isoform X2 has translation MGRGRTEMEVGADGVAVITIVNPPVNALSLDVLVSLKENYEEALRRDDVKAIVLTGAGGKFSGGFDISAFQEGKTKQAKVDFSANDFLNDTLEGARKPSVAAIDGLALGGGLEVAMACHGRISTSTAQLGLPELRLGIIPGMGGTQRLPRLVGLSKALEMMLMSKSMNGDEAHALGLVDAIVSPDELVKTARSWALDIVELRRPWIKSLYRTDKLEPLGMAREILNFARDQAQKQAAKLQHPLICIDVIEEGIVSGPLAGLWKVPGITDIGLTPRRIRKVAIVGGGLMGSGIATALILSNYLVILKEVNENFLQSGIGKVKANLQGYVKKRKMTQEECGKALSLLIGVLDYEHFKDVDMVIEAVIENVSLKQQIFADLEKYCPPHCILASNTSTIDLNSIGEKTMSQDRIVGAHFFSPAHVMPLLEIVYTRTTSPQVVVDLLGVARKIHKTPIVVGNCTGFAVNRMFFPYSQAAALLVDHGLDVYQIDRVITKFGMPMGPFRLADLVGFKVAVATGTQYLQSFPERCYRSMLIPIMLQDKRIGESSRKGFYVYDEKWKASPDPDIKKYIEKSRSISAVTQGPKVIELADKDIIEMIFFPVVNEACRVLDEGIASKSSDLDIASIMGMGFPSYRGGTMFWADSLGANYVFSRLEEWSKMYGDFFKPCAYLKERATRGIPLSAQVNQAKSRL, from the exons atgggaagggGTAGGACGGAGATGGAGGTGGGAGCGGACGGGGTCGCTGTCATAACCATTGTCAACCCTCCCGTTAATGCCCTCTCCTTGGATG TACTAGTCAGCCTAAAAGAGAATTATGAAGAAGCTTTGAGAAGAGATGATGTGAAAGCGATTGTCCTCACAG GTGCAGGAGGGAAGTTCTCAGGAGGTTTTGATATCAGTGCATTTCAAGAGGGAAAAA CGAAGCAGGCAAAGGTTGATTTCTCAGCAAATGATTTTCTCAATGACACTTTAGAAG GTGCTAGAAAACCTTCAGTGGCAGCTATCGATGGCCTTGCTCTTGGTGGTGGACTTGAGGTTGCAATG GCATGTCATGGTCGAATTTCTACTTCTACTGCTCAACTGGGTTTGCCTGAACTTCGGCTTGGAATTATTCCCGGCATGGGAG GGACACAACGTCTACCACGCCTTGTCGGTCTTTCAAAAGCTCTTGAAATGATGCTG ATGTCCAAGTCAATGAATGGAGACGAAGCTCATGCATTGGGTCTTGTGGACGCCATTGTTTCACCCGATGAACTGGTCAAGACTGCTCGTTCTTGGGCTTTGGACATTGTTGAATTAAGAAGGCCATGGATTAAAAGTCTTTACAGAACTGACAAATTAGAGCCTCTTGGGATGGCTAGAGAAATTCTCAATTTTGCAAGAGATCAGGCTCAAAAACAAGCTGCTAAACTCCAACATCCTCTGATTTGTATTGATGTCATTGAAGAGGGTATAGTTTCAGGACCCCTAGCCGGACTTTGGAAG GTTCCCGGCATTACCGACATAGGCTTGACGCCCAGAAGAATACGTAAAGTTGCGATCGTTGGAGGAGGTTTAATGGGTTCTGGAATTGCCACTGCACTGATACTGAGCAATTATTTGGTAATCCTAAAAGAAGTAAATGAGAACTTCTTACAGTCAGGGATTGGCAAAGTCAAAG CCAATTTGCAGGGTTatgtcaagaaaagaaaaatgactcAAGAGGAATGCGGGAAGGCCCTCTCTCTCCTCATAGGTGTTCTTGACTATGAGCACTTCAAAGATGTGGACATGGTCATTGAG GCAGTTATCGAGAATGTGTCTTTAAAGCAGCAAATATTTGCTGATCTGGAAAAATACTGCCCTCCTCATTGCATACTTGCAAGTAACACTTCGACGATTGACTTAAATTCAATCGGAGAGAAGACTATGTCGCAAGATCGTATTGTGGGTGCACATTTTTTTAG TCCTGCCCATGTCATGCCGCTTTTGGAGATAGTTTATACTCGTACAACCTCTCCACAAGTTGTTGTGGACTTGCTAGGTGTTGCAAGGAAGATTCATAAAACCCCTATTGTTGTTGGGAACTGTACTGGTTTTGCTGTCAATCGGATGTTTTTTCCTTACTCACAGGCAGCCGCTTTACTTGTTGATCATGGCTTAGATGTGTATCAGATTGATCGTGTGATTACCAAATTTGGAATGCCAATGGGGCCTTTCAG ACTGGCTGATCTGGTTGGGTTCAAGGTCGCTGTGGCTACTGGTACCCAATACCTCCAAAGTTTCCCTGAGAGATGCTACAGGTCAATGTTGATACCCATTATGCTTCAGGATAAAAGGATAG GTGAATCTTCGCGCAAGGGGTTCTATGTGTATGATGAAAAATGGAAGGCTAGTCCAGATCCTGATATAAAGAAGTACATTGAGAAATCAAGGAGCATATCTGCTGTTACCCAAGGCCCCAAG GTGATCGAGCTAGCAGATAAAGATATAATAGAGATGATATTCTTCCCTGTTGTAAATGAGGCTTGTCGTGTCCTCGATGAAGGAATTGCTTCCAAGTCATCGGATCTTGATATTGCCTCCATCATGGGCATGGGTTTTCCCTCATACAG GGGTGGCACTATGTTTTGGGCCGACTCTTTAGGGGCAAATTATGTATTTTCTAGACTGGAGGAATGGTCAAAGATGTATGGCGATTTTTTCAAGCCTTGCGCATATCTGAAAGAAAGAGCCACAAGAGGCATACCTCTG AGTGCCCAGGTTAATCAAGCCAAGTCCCGATTATAG
- the LOC103703626 gene encoding glyoxysomal fatty acid beta-oxidation multifunctional protein MFP-a-like isoform X1: MGRGRTEMEVGADGVAVITIVNPPVNALSLDVLVSLKENYEEALRRDDVKAIVLTGAGGKFSGGFDISAFQEGKTKQAKVDFSANDFLNDTLEGARKPSVAAIDGLALGGGLEVAMACHGRISTSTAQLGLPELRLGIIPGMGGTQRLPRLVGLSKALEMMLMSKSMNGDEAHALGLVDAIVSPDELVKTARSWALDIVELRRPWIKSLYRTDKLEPLGMAREILNFARDQAQKQAAKLQHPLICIDVIEEGIVSGPLAGLWKELYSSRMLQSSETSKSLMHIFFAQRATSKVPGITDIGLTPRRIRKVAIVGGGLMGSGIATALILSNYLVILKEVNENFLQSGIGKVKANLQGYVKKRKMTQEECGKALSLLIGVLDYEHFKDVDMVIEAVIENVSLKQQIFADLEKYCPPHCILASNTSTIDLNSIGEKTMSQDRIVGAHFFSPAHVMPLLEIVYTRTTSPQVVVDLLGVARKIHKTPIVVGNCTGFAVNRMFFPYSQAAALLVDHGLDVYQIDRVITKFGMPMGPFRLADLVGFKVAVATGTQYLQSFPERCYRSMLIPIMLQDKRIGESSRKGFYVYDEKWKASPDPDIKKYIEKSRSISAVTQGPKVIELADKDIIEMIFFPVVNEACRVLDEGIASKSSDLDIASIMGMGFPSYRGGTMFWADSLGANYVFSRLEEWSKMYGDFFKPCAYLKERATRGIPLSAQVNQAKSRL, from the exons atgggaagggGTAGGACGGAGATGGAGGTGGGAGCGGACGGGGTCGCTGTCATAACCATTGTCAACCCTCCCGTTAATGCCCTCTCCTTGGATG TACTAGTCAGCCTAAAAGAGAATTATGAAGAAGCTTTGAGAAGAGATGATGTGAAAGCGATTGTCCTCACAG GTGCAGGAGGGAAGTTCTCAGGAGGTTTTGATATCAGTGCATTTCAAGAGGGAAAAA CGAAGCAGGCAAAGGTTGATTTCTCAGCAAATGATTTTCTCAATGACACTTTAGAAG GTGCTAGAAAACCTTCAGTGGCAGCTATCGATGGCCTTGCTCTTGGTGGTGGACTTGAGGTTGCAATG GCATGTCATGGTCGAATTTCTACTTCTACTGCTCAACTGGGTTTGCCTGAACTTCGGCTTGGAATTATTCCCGGCATGGGAG GGACACAACGTCTACCACGCCTTGTCGGTCTTTCAAAAGCTCTTGAAATGATGCTG ATGTCCAAGTCAATGAATGGAGACGAAGCTCATGCATTGGGTCTTGTGGACGCCATTGTTTCACCCGATGAACTGGTCAAGACTGCTCGTTCTTGGGCTTTGGACATTGTTGAATTAAGAAGGCCATGGATTAAAAGTCTTTACAGAACTGACAAATTAGAGCCTCTTGGGATGGCTAGAGAAATTCTCAATTTTGCAAGAGATCAGGCTCAAAAACAAGCTGCTAAACTCCAACATCCTCTGATTTGTATTGATGTCATTGAAGAGGGTATAGTTTCAGGACCCCTAGCCGGACTTTGGAAG GAATTGTACTCTTCTCGGATGCTTCAATCTTCTGAGACAAGCAAGAGCTTGATGCACATCTTCTTTGCACAACGTGCGACCTCAAAG GTTCCCGGCATTACCGACATAGGCTTGACGCCCAGAAGAATACGTAAAGTTGCGATCGTTGGAGGAGGTTTAATGGGTTCTGGAATTGCCACTGCACTGATACTGAGCAATTATTTGGTAATCCTAAAAGAAGTAAATGAGAACTTCTTACAGTCAGGGATTGGCAAAGTCAAAG CCAATTTGCAGGGTTatgtcaagaaaagaaaaatgactcAAGAGGAATGCGGGAAGGCCCTCTCTCTCCTCATAGGTGTTCTTGACTATGAGCACTTCAAAGATGTGGACATGGTCATTGAG GCAGTTATCGAGAATGTGTCTTTAAAGCAGCAAATATTTGCTGATCTGGAAAAATACTGCCCTCCTCATTGCATACTTGCAAGTAACACTTCGACGATTGACTTAAATTCAATCGGAGAGAAGACTATGTCGCAAGATCGTATTGTGGGTGCACATTTTTTTAG TCCTGCCCATGTCATGCCGCTTTTGGAGATAGTTTATACTCGTACAACCTCTCCACAAGTTGTTGTGGACTTGCTAGGTGTTGCAAGGAAGATTCATAAAACCCCTATTGTTGTTGGGAACTGTACTGGTTTTGCTGTCAATCGGATGTTTTTTCCTTACTCACAGGCAGCCGCTTTACTTGTTGATCATGGCTTAGATGTGTATCAGATTGATCGTGTGATTACCAAATTTGGAATGCCAATGGGGCCTTTCAG ACTGGCTGATCTGGTTGGGTTCAAGGTCGCTGTGGCTACTGGTACCCAATACCTCCAAAGTTTCCCTGAGAGATGCTACAGGTCAATGTTGATACCCATTATGCTTCAGGATAAAAGGATAG GTGAATCTTCGCGCAAGGGGTTCTATGTGTATGATGAAAAATGGAAGGCTAGTCCAGATCCTGATATAAAGAAGTACATTGAGAAATCAAGGAGCATATCTGCTGTTACCCAAGGCCCCAAG GTGATCGAGCTAGCAGATAAAGATATAATAGAGATGATATTCTTCCCTGTTGTAAATGAGGCTTGTCGTGTCCTCGATGAAGGAATTGCTTCCAAGTCATCGGATCTTGATATTGCCTCCATCATGGGCATGGGTTTTCCCTCATACAG GGGTGGCACTATGTTTTGGGCCGACTCTTTAGGGGCAAATTATGTATTTTCTAGACTGGAGGAATGGTCAAAGATGTATGGCGATTTTTTCAAGCCTTGCGCATATCTGAAAGAAAGAGCCACAAGAGGCATACCTCTG AGTGCCCAGGTTAATCAAGCCAAGTCCCGATTATAG
- the LOC108511163 gene encoding bidirectional sugar transporter SWEET16-like, whose protein sequence is MALDPSFIVGIVGNVISILVFASPIGTFRRVVKKKSTESFKWQPYVTTLLSTSLWTFYGLLKPGGLLVVTVNGIGTVLQAIYVTLYLVYAPRDTRVKMAKLVAVLNVGFLGLVILVTLLAIHGSVRLTVIGFLCAALTVGMYVSPLAAMRMVVKTMSVEYMPFFLSFFLFLNGGVWSVYSLLVQDYFIGVPNCVGFALGSVQLVLYAIYKRKTPLAKAAETDEEEGSAHLVGEVEMQGYEGKNSFHAAQQRHLNKGSSLPKPSIPRQTSLNKVVRSLSMTAYELHSYWHQNDRLGS, encoded by the exons ATGGCACTAGATCCAAGCTTCATTGTTGGAATTGTGG GGAATGTGATATCCATACTAGTCTTTGCTTCTCCCAT AGGCACCTTCCGGCGGGTGGTGAAGAAGAAATCCACCGAGAGTTTCAAATGGCAGCCTTATGTCACCACTTTACTCAGTACTTCACTGTGGACTTTTTATGGTCTCCTCAAGCCTGGAGGTCTCCTCGTGGTCACGGTTAATGGCATTGGAACCGTGTTGCAGGCCATCTATGTGACTCTTTATCTCGTCTACGCTCCCAGGGACACAAGG GTGAAGATGGCAAAGTTGGTGGCAGTTTTGAATGTGGGATTTTTGGGGTTGGTGATACTGGTCACTCTTCTGGCAATCCATGGGAGTGTCCGGCTTACTGTGATAGGGTTCTTGTGTGCAGCTTTGACCGTGGGCATGTATGTTTCGCCCTTGGCAGCTATG AGAATGGTGGTGAAAACGATGAGTGTTGAGTACAtgcccttcttcctctccttcttcctcttcctcaatGGTGGAGTATGGAGTGTCTACTCTCTGCTCGTACAAGATTACTTCATTGGT GTTCCAAATTGTGTTGGTTTTGCATTAGGCTCGGTTCAACTGGTCCTCTATGCTATATATAAAAGGAAGACGCCGTTGGCAAAGGCAGCAGAGACAGATGAAGAGGAGGGCTCAGCACACCTTGTGGGCGAAGTGGAGATGCAAGGATATGAAGGCAAGAATAGCTTCCATGCAGCTCAACAGAGGCATTTGAACAAAGGTAGCAGCCTACCAAAACCATCAATACCCCGCCAAACTAGCTTAAACAAAGTTGTGAGATCCTTGTCCATGACTGCTTATGAGCTGCACTCATATTGGCACCAAAATGATCGTTTGGGGAGTTAA